aggcttgtccaaccatcatccaaggtaagtttcatgactattacatgttgtttaagatattggaaggttaaggtactcgacttgtagagaagcatagcaaatgggtcattcaagagtgaatagtgtcatgtttggttagtagttgaattgaatcatggattatagggtgttgtgagtatgaataggttataaatgacttgtaaaccctgagataaatgtgatacgtgggaaaatacgatatcgaacctataaccataaatgtgatgaaattggagagaaatggtggattttgctaaatgcacatagatgatgattgttgattgtgatattgtgagtagcatTGGGAAtgttggggagttgatatagaacatgggaaaagtagtataaacaaaggaagtgctgccagatttttcctagaaataacgacgcgttctcatagttatttagctaatgtacctcgcattctttaatgaaggtgacgacgtaacATCGGAGGTGACCGAGagaccgatagcttagctaaacgacaaaggtatgtgaggctagtccttccttctaatggcatgaatctcttagCTTGAATTCCTAAtcctttcatgagctctcaccttctaagaagttagaggcttatgcctatgaatgtctatgtgAGTTAAGCTATTCGATGtgaggatgttattccttgcctacactcaccttatgtactagtcctttcaaggtgaggccgaATGTCCATGATGGCTCCATaacgtaaccgggggatcacgaccttacgtcaccccgatatggtaaagtttatcatgagtcttatatacgcattaggataagataagtaatttatgatgagcatattattatgggTATTTTACATTGAGCACgtcatgagcattttacaccgtgcctagttggccgggcagtcaccgccaaggcgggcagctatacggagacaccacgaccttcgggcatgggcagacaccacagtgggcggcatgagatggtaccccggacgcgggaggcctggacgcgggctaatgttattgattatcaccccattccgatatggacgggcagcttgcatattatgcatatatgagattatgatgagtataagtaagacaacatgcaatacttcttttatgattgccattcagattcagatgtttcatattgatgttcacattatattatcactgtctttcttcattgtttatgcctctcatactcagtacaatgttcgtactgacgtcctttttctttggacgctgtgttcatgcccacaggtaggcagggaggagacGTTGCTCCAGATTCCTAGAGTTGCCAGCCGACTAAAagccctccattgctccggaggtgcctaagacaatcttttgtgtacagttgtatatgtgtcagttcatagaggctcgtagatactcgatgtgggttgtatggtctcatggaagggtcattttgtatgtatgaacatatatgtattattttgctagcctatagggctcaagtatatacaatgcttttgtttccaaatgaaaatggttttcttataaattaacTATGAAGTGGATAATCGATTGATAAAGAGGCTGAGGAGTAgtaaaatgagtggtgctcggtggttagcacgggtacccgtcgcggcccctagccgggtcgtgacacagccgtacggaccaacggctactcggaccaacagccgtacggaccaacggttatacggaccaacgaccacgaatgctcgggtcaccgggcttggtcgttccaatgacgaagaaggcagatcagtcggtcccctcgctccaccggtttgcctcgcatccggtttttaccgtatacacccTCCACATCACCGAAAATGTCCATGTCTAAATAATTGAATTACCCAAACTCTGAATAACTCTTACAAAGTTATAAACATTATCAGGAGCAATCTCTCTTGTCCCACCATTTTGGTATTTCATACAGCCACCAAAATGGACCTTCGAAGACCATCATTAGATTTGTGATTCTCATCATTAGGAACCTAAATAACCAGAATAACTCATTAAAAGGGATAACTTTCCAGCCCTCTACATTAACCCTATGCATAGTATCAAACTCATTATTTAATAATCCATGAATTTACTCATTTATATCAAATTTGTATACTGAGCCACATTAGCAATCAAAATAGAGTAATTAACAAGGAAAGAGGCAGAAAAACTCACAGAAAATCCAACACGCGGATttcaaaaacaaaagaaaatacgGGTGAAATCTACATCtacatataatataaagctagacatagataaggtgatgtgacacatctctatgacctccatttctattcatcttttttctcctttttttggcctTTTCTCTATTTTTCCCTATATTTCTTCTAATTCACTCATTTTATCCGTTCAATGTTGAGTAGTTTATTTCATATTGATTAGATCTTAAAAGCTCTTTAATAACCCTCATGCACGTCCCTTTGCTTTCTCATTGTAAATTTTCCTTTCTCCATATTTTGCTCAATTATTGTATTTAAAAGCCACAGTATGTCTACTAATATCCCTGGCTGTTTTTTTCCATAATAAAGTCAATGGTAATTGTTTGTTTTCATTAGCCTTCCCTAATAAAGTCTGAAACCGTTTCCTTTTCTTAGTCTACAAAACACAGAAGCAttcttccattttggttattgaggtTCATCCATTATGTAAGTTTAGAAAAAGAAGGTTGCCAGCAGGATCCTTCTCTTCCAATTAAATCATGAATAAGATAGAGTAGCTCAATGTTAATTTTATCTTCCAGCGATGTAGGGGAATAATATTCTTTATTTTCAGGTGTGTTTTGTTATAATTTTTATGTTCTATTTTGTTTGATGTGTTGGTTTGGTTTGTTTTATCTTGGATCTATATGTTATGTTTGGTGCTATTACGAATTCAAGATTGCTCTATCTGATTGTGGTTGGCGTCTATACGTTGTACCGTTTAGTTGGTGGGATAAGGATAATAATTCAGGAACAATATGTGAGATTGTTTATTCGTTTGATAATGAGTATTAACTTggtcccgggattattttatcccaccatTTGTACTAAAATGGTAAAAGTACTATCCCATATATAAGGTAGGATAAAATTTCATGAGATATCCTTGCTTATTCCATCTGTCATACCAAACGACCCAAAGTTTTCATGATTCCTTGCGTCAAACATGGAGGACCTCAAAAGATTTGGTAGCTTTGGGATGAGGATAAAAAAGAGCCTGAGAACTACAATAATTCAATTAAATATGCTTGGTTTCTTCGATCGTATATCATAATTAATTAGACATATCTGATCTTTTCTGTTAATTATGTCCtacttttagttgttgttacggTAATGATATACTTGTATTTTCTAAATTAGTATTTCGAGATTTTATATTACATATTTGGTCCATTGACTATATGTTGTTTTGGTGTATTGAAAAATTATGAACAAGGAAGAGATGATCGAGAAAATGGTGATCTTTGTTGCTGCACCATTCCTATTTTTGGACTATGACGGTATATAATATCTCTTTTTTATCTTTCTAGGAAAAAATGTAGTGATTTGGTAGAATTTCAAAGATGCATAAAAGAATCTGCTGATTGAGAGAACGCATTAGTTTTATATAGATCTTTTCTGGTTCCcagattaaattccaagactaGTAACTTCTTTTTATCTTCTTTACTTCCTTAGATTGTTTCTCATGGGGTTAGAGAAATATGGCCGAGGTGACCTGCGGAGCATATCGAGGAACTGTGTATTATCTAGAACACCAACACAGATGGCACGCCATGCGCAGAAGTTCTTCAGTCGATTAAATGACGTTAATAAGGTGAAGAAGAGAGGAAGCATTCATGATATCACTAGTGTGGATGCTGCTGACATTACTGAACCTTCACAAGGACGAAATTCTGACAAGTTGAAAGGACCTTGTGGAGGACAATTACAATGGCCAAGCACCGACTATGTGACTGAAGCTTTTGACACAGGGATTGTATCTTTACCAGGGCCAGTTACCAACAATGCTATTGAAGGACCATCAAATGTTAACCCCGAGAAATCCTTGTTGGTAGTGAGTTGAATAGTTCATTTCCCGACGTGGATGAGTTCCTGCAAGGCATAGAAGACATGATCAATATACCAGCAGAGGGTACCTTAGGAGTGTGGCGTGGGGTTGACACTAGGACGTCTCCATCACTTAGCTTGCAACCATCTATTGCTGGTGGTGGGACCGGAATAGACAATCATCCAGTCAATAAGGTCGGGTCGCTGGAAGAGCTAATGAACAAGCCGTTGGTAGGAGCCACTCAAGTAGGTCCTATAATTCACACTGCAAGTTTGCCATTATCAATTGCTGATCATATTATCAATTGCTGATCATATTGGAGTCCATGGTTGTGCAGCTTCTAGCAGTGGTGCTAAGAATGGTTTTAAAAGCGCTGCAGGAGCTCCCACGGGAGCTCTTTCTATCGATTCCATGCAATAACCATCAATTCCTGGCACTAGTGGCGGTGCACTTATTATCCCAGTTCAAATCCTAGCAGCAACGACGATAACGTCTTTGATCTGGAAGACCTATTCCCATCCAAGATCATATAattggttttggaaaataagaatcTATCGTTTATAGTGGTAAATCATAATCTGTAGCTGGTTTCACTAGAGTGACTACTGCTTTGTTTCGGATGAGCCAATGCTGCAGGGGCCTTTTACTTCACAAACTCTCATGCCATTATGCGTTCCTAACCCAGACGGTTCAGTTGCAGCATTGTTTTATCGTCACATCCTTCTACAGGTATGATTATCAGTTCCTTCTCCTTTAGTCATTACTCATGTATGTGATGATATTTGTATTGGTAATATCGTACAACAACTATACCCCAGTCCTAAACAAGTAAGGTCGGTTATAtgaattttctcttcttttaaacTCAACTCATGTCATCATCTTCAAAATATGTTTGTTTCCGGCATTGTAGAGAGTTGTATTGTCTATGATGTAACATGGGTTTCTAAATCTTGCTTTGGTAAATTACAAGAAAACCTATCACCATTGCCAACAACTGCCCTCCACTCAGGAAGTCTGAGATAGAGTATTATGCTATATTGGCCAAGGTTGGAGTCCACCACTACAACGGAAGTAAGTACATCTCTTTGTGTGTATGAACAATATGGTTTTAGATGTCTGAACTCTTATTTCAAATGTTTTTAGATATCGGTTGCTGCTTCGACTGAGAGAATGTCAATAAATAAGCTAATTCCTACTGTTGAAAATGTTCTATTAAAAGTTTCATCTGATGACTTCTTGGGTTAAGAAAAGCAAATGCCTCGTCATTGATTATATGTGATTTAAAAAACATGGTTCCTACTTTCTAGTAATAGTTGGATAGACTTTACGGAAGTATATTACTAAGCCTGATCAATCAAGGGTGTACAACGCAACAAAATAAGATATTGATTCTGGAGATAGCTATTTGAAATGCGGTGAGAATATAGCAATGAAATTTTTTTCCTGCAACAATATAAATCCTTAGTCAGTGATGAGATTTTTGTAAGAGTTTGTTTGCGCGTAAGAATAtctgtttttcttaaaaaaaaatttgtGGTGGCTCATGCATTCTTTTGTGAGCTCTTGTCCATGTACCTTTAGTCCAGAAAAGGAATATTCAGTTAGTTTCTATTCGGGTGAAGAATAAGTTTACAACTGTCTTAGGGATTTGGTTTAGTGGTATGGACTCAAAAACAATGTGCGGGTTAGGGGAACGAACACAAACTCCTTTTGGTGGTTGCTGATGTATAACCTTTTGATTCAATGGACTATCTGTATATATCTCTGATCCAAGGGAAAAAGTGTGTTTCTCCTTTTCATGAAGGATTAAATTAACCTAAATAGAAAATTACATTTTGTGACATTTTCCATTTTAAGCCCATGAATTACTCAAGTGATTATCAGTTCCTTCTCATTCAGTCATTACTCATGTTTGTGATTATCTTTGGATTAGGTAGTATTATCGTACAAGTAGGCctagtcccaaaaaaaaaaaaaagttgtggtCGGCTATATGTCCATACTGTTTCATTTACTCAACGTATGTCATGATCCTTACCAcataaataaaattgaaaaataaatcaaAGTCACTGAAATTATGTGCTGGTATCTCTTTCTTGTTTCAGACAATGTAGATTTGGGGACAGCTTGTGGTAAATACTACAGGGTCTGTTGTCTCAGCATCATTGACCCCGGTGAGATTTCACTATACTTATTTTAGCGTTGTTTGACTATCCTTAGAAAAGAGTTTTGCTGATTGTAGTATTTTCAACTCGTCAGGTGATTCTGACATCATTAAGAGCATGCCTGGTGACCAATGGGGATGCATGCCATTCTGAATCTTGGAAAATTGCCCATTGTCTTTTCTATAAGAATAGCTAATGTAGATGATAATTTTACTTTATTGTGGTAACTAGCAAGATATTGTTGATGGTATTGGAATAAAGTTTTTTGTATGAGCTAGTAAATTTACTTCATGGACAATGATTTGTAGTTGTGCCATATTTTACACTTAAAGGTTCTGAGTTAGTTTTTTGAATGCGCAATTCCTTGAAAATACTTGCATTCCAAGGAGATTAACAGTTTATATATACCCAAACAAATTTGTTTTTGTAGTATACTTTTCAGACGAAGGGGATGCAATTGGATTCCCTCGACTTCACTTAGCTTTGAAACCGACGTAAATAATTTGCTACAACTTGTTAAATTATCTGAAAGTCAACAGGTAATGTATATAATACTAATATAAGTACAATGGTTGAAAAAGGCATTGGGAAACATAGAGTTGTACatacttttcttctttttcctttttgagAGAAGTGATTGTAAGATTGATACATCTCCTTCTCCAAAGAGATTACTAACAGAGCATCCAATATCATCATATCCAAGCACTAGCCCAATTGTGTTCTATCTTACTGGTCatgtacctttttcttttttgactgatttatttttgttttatcttgagtcgagggtctattTGAAATAACCTATCTACCTCCTAAAGTAGGAGTAGCAGTAGGAATAAGGTCTGTGCACACTTTATCCTTCCAGACTTCACTTGCGAAATTTTGCTAGGTATGTTAGTTATTATTGGCTTTGTTCCCACTATAAACTTCCTACTGTTGAATTCATTTCAGAAGAAGAAATTCTAAATGGATTTGGGCCTTAACTTAATGGGAAAAAGACATACAACGGCCAATAGGCCAAAGTAATCTCACATTGTGGGCCTAATACCGTGAGCTGGCCGGCCGGTCCAGCAGCCCaaagcctttaaaaaaaaaacagactttCTGTAGTGACTCCACTAGAAGCtcgatgcaaaaaaaaaaaaaaaaaaaaaaaaaaaaagactatttGTGGCTACTTTAGTCGCCACTAAAGAtcagcttctttttcttttttttagtggcaattaaaaaagtcTCCACTAAAGGTTTTTCATATTGAGCCTTCAACAAATGattcaaaacatgtataatatgtgtatacttATATAGTGATTgaactttcaaaaaatatttcaaaacatgtataatatgtatatatttgtacgTTGATTGAGCGTTCAAAAAATATcacaaaacatgtataataataCTTATGATAAATTTTCGATATATATATAGTAggaatacatattctatacaacaatgatacattttatatactAAAGTAACCATCATAAAAAACTTAACAAACTAAAATATATCAACTACAAACTAAAAaaattagtaagtatacattaattaaacataaattatatgttaattatatatttgttatacataaattatacgttaattatacatttattatacaataatgatacagtttctatacgtatgatacattttctatacatatacagtagtgatacatattctatacaacaatgatacggtttctatacgtatatgtatgatacattttttatacgtatgatacactttctatacaagaatgatacagtttatatacatatgctcgaattatatatacactttctatacaagaatgatacagtttatgtattgtatatgtatgatacattgtctagacgtatgatacactttctatacaagaatggtacagtttatacataaattatacaacaatgatacattgTCTATACTTATGTAtggaatatgtataatatgtgaatcattagtgtataatcaatgtataacaaaggtataatatatgtatcattagtgagtatacgttgatgatacatttattatacacaaattacacAACAATGATCTTAAAGTCACCGCAaatagtccttttttttttgcgGCGGACTTTTAATGGCGACTAAAGTCGCCACAAAAGGTCGCGCTGGCTACGCTTTGGGTTTGGAGAAACATGGGCCATCCGGTAGGAATAGTTGGGCCGAGTGGCCCTTTATGTCCTTTTCCCTAACTTAATTCCCTCTATCATCTATCAAAATAGGAGGAATTACTTGGTGTATCATCTTTTAAGaagtactccctctatcccaatttatgtgatacactttcctttttagtctgttaaaaaaagaatgatacatttttgtaTTTGATAATAGTTTAACTTTAAAGtctaccttttacgcttaacgagatgatttataaccacacaaatatcctTGGCTTATTAccaaccaatatatatatatatatatatatatctttggcttattttagaccataagattcaaaattttcttttatttcttaaactccgttcccagtcaaactatatcacataaattgggacgaaaggagtagttattaataataactaccttttgcGACAACTACATTTTGTAGCTACATTTTCATTTCATAGGTACATGATACATCAAGCCGCCGTGACTGAAGTGGTGATTGGATGTGGACTCTGCCTCatgcattgtatatatatgtattgcactattttactacaccgcgcCGCTCTATAGTCAGCCGGGCAggcgcgtagatgcgcacaccactgcagtgggcaggttatgatgttaccccggacgcgggatgccccgtgtcacgccccgaaccatggcctgggcgtaacacggcactcggtgcctgactgcatgtgaccgagcgaaccacatggcttgctgaatcatcatgaggcatacatgagcggaaatatattATGAAACATGATGGGCTTTAAGAAAACATATGAAGccataataattataataattataaaatacttgtttaaaaacaAGAATGCGGATAATACCATaactgagccaaaatggctaactGATTCTGAAAGTCTAACATGACccaactgacttgtctagtctacaaaacctctatcatgagtctgactggaaaacatactttctgggacaaggcccccagcatacctttagatgcaaaactaaataacgaaagacaatgtctaaaccccgaatgagatgaggctcaccaataagctggtacgtgcaaatcctaatgagcagaagcgtcgtcctataaatctgtacccgcatcgtgaaatgcaggcccccgggcaataaagtggacgtcagcacattgaatgcactggtatgtaaagcaaccgaaagaaacaacatgggacatggaataacatgataagaactgaaactgaaaacatggacatgaacatgagcatgagtacatatgtatatatataacataagtaaaaacatgataagtagggagagcatttcataaaccgacatgtgatatcaccacgtgggtacgtggagtctggtacctcgccggaccagcagagtcctcataccttgccagagtataaggtggtaacgtgcctgatggatccatttagtgtaaaattaaggtatcgtcctaattgGTCGGAgtgatccttgtcctatggtggctacatagtttcaggctatctgagccttctcggtaattcgtgcaactcccaaaaacatgaatataatataattggctaagaagcccatgattttcgtgaattaacttgtacttgtcttgtaatcatgatttcacgaaataacttgtaaacatggtttcatgaaataacttgaagTATAGTTTCAtgta
The sequence above is a segment of the Lycium barbarum isolate Lr01 chromosome 6, ASM1917538v2, whole genome shotgun sequence genome. Coding sequences within it:
- the LOC132599539 gene encoding transcription factor SRM1-like, whose product is MGLEKYGRGDLRSISRNCVLSRTPTQMARHAQKFFSRLNDVNKVKKRGSIHDITSVDAADITEPSQGRNSDKLKGPCGGQLQWPSTDYVTEAFDTGIVSLPGPVTNNAIEGPSNVNPEKSLLVVS
- the LOC132599541 gene encoding uncharacterized protein LOC132599541, with the protein product MINIPAEGTLGVWRGVDTRTSPSLSLQPSIAGGGTGIDNHPVNKVGSLEELMNKPLVGATQLLAVVLRMVLKALQELPRELFLSIPCNNHQFLALVAVHLLSQFKS
- the LOC132599540 gene encoding large ribosomal subunit protein eL30-like, which produces MSQCCRGLLLHKLSCHYAFLTQTVQLQHCFIVTSFYRKPITIANNCPPLRKSEIEYYAILAKVGVHHYNGNNVDLGTACGKYYRVCCLSIIDPGDSDIIKSMPGDQWGCMPF